A genome region from Gemmatimonadaceae bacterium includes the following:
- the udk gene encoding uridine kinase, whose amino-acid sequence MQAPPDPPYSLNIDSIQSIAYHLSLQPLTSPNHNNLPATFRPLPTTPAEYRIKPPGNTGCTDTHRTPQATSRSRTFPRVSKPLIIGIAGGSGSGKSTVARNVADALTSLSVAFIDMDAYYRNFTTLPLEERRKVNWDHPDAFDFDLLTNHLSRLAARKAIQKPIYDFISHLRSEDAVAVEPSDVIVIDGILLFVDQRVRDLCDVKVFVDADADIRLIRRLERDISSRGRPLDEIIEQYLSTVQPMHLQFVEPSKRYADIIVPRGGHNSIAIEMIAAKIRQRLGHSTPGLTAP is encoded by the coding sequence GCGTACCATCTGTCACTGCAACCCCTTACATCCCCCAATCACAACAACCTGCCAGCCACTTTCCGACCTCTGCCGACAACACCAGCTGAATACCGAATCAAGCCTCCCGGGAACACCGGATGCACCGACACGCACCGAACTCCGCAAGCCACCAGCCGGAGCCGTACATTTCCACGCGTGTCCAAGCCACTCATCATCGGTATTGCCGGCGGCTCCGGCAGTGGCAAATCGACCGTCGCCCGGAACGTCGCTGACGCACTCACGTCCCTGTCCGTCGCGTTTATCGACATGGATGCCTATTACAGAAATTTCACCACCCTCCCACTCGAGGAGCGCAGAAAAGTCAACTGGGATCACCCGGACGCCTTCGATTTCGACCTGCTCACCAATCACCTGTCCCGGCTCGCCGCCCGAAAAGCAATCCAAAAACCGATCTACGATTTCATCTCGCACCTGCGATCCGAAGATGCCGTTGCCGTCGAGCCGTCCGACGTAATTGTCATCGACGGAATCCTGCTCTTCGTGGACCAACGGGTTCGCGACCTTTGCGATGTAAAAGTGTTCGTCGACGCCGACGCCGATATCCGCCTCATCAGGCGCCTCGAGCGGGACATCTCCTCGCGAGGGCGGCCCCTCGACGAGATCATCGAACAGTATCTGTCAACCGTTCAGCCGATGCACCTTCAGTTTGTCGAGCCAAGCAAGCGCTACGCGGATATCATCGTACCACGCGGCGGGCACAACTCGATCGCCATCGAAATGATCGCCGCCAAAATCCGGCAGCGACTAGGTCACTCCACCCCGGGTCTCACAGCCCCGTAG